The Halorientalis sp. IM1011 genome window below encodes:
- a CDS encoding FAD-binding oxidoreductase codes for MSDSDLSFWGWGYTEKFPDEAERDELATRMETMLGFPERPRLDPPTLSDVSIPESAVSVPDHLTDVCSTATEDRIRHTYGSGYRDLVRGFHGDFASAPDVVAEPETEAEIRDILDWATEERVAVVPYGGGTSVVAGVECDPDGDGSGYAGVLSLDLRAMDRVLEADDHSRTAKIQAGATGPQINDQLREHDLQLRHYPQSYEFSTLGGWIATRAGGHFATVYTHIDDFVENVRMLTPSGEFESRRLPASGAGPDPDRLVLGSEGTLGVITEGWLRVQPRPPYRARATVRFSGFEAAVDAIREIAQARLYPANCRLLDSREAMMNEVAMDGSHVLVLGFESVDHPVDDDLARAIEIAEDRGGTVSSGPSYEGPHREDDGEQGSDDRDDEADDWRSAFFEAPYKFNALVSLGVIVDTFETAVTWDQFDRLHEEITEQVTEVMEEECGAGFLSCRFTHVYPDGPAPYYTLLAPADVGRELEQWREIKATASDVIEEYGGTITHHHAVGRTHREWYEEESPDEFREALRAAKDRLDPEGIMNPGALLDVE; via the coding sequence ATGTCCGACAGCGACCTGAGTTTCTGGGGCTGGGGCTACACAGAGAAGTTCCCCGACGAGGCCGAGCGCGACGAACTCGCGACACGGATGGAGACGATGCTCGGGTTCCCAGAACGCCCGCGACTCGACCCGCCGACCCTCTCGGACGTGTCGATCCCCGAGTCGGCCGTGTCGGTCCCAGACCACCTCACCGACGTCTGCTCGACGGCGACGGAGGACCGGATCCGCCACACCTACGGCAGCGGCTACCGCGACCTCGTCCGTGGATTCCACGGCGACTTCGCGTCCGCGCCTGACGTGGTGGCCGAACCCGAAACGGAAGCCGAGATCCGTGACATCCTCGACTGGGCGACCGAGGAGCGGGTCGCGGTCGTCCCCTACGGCGGCGGCACCAGCGTCGTCGCCGGCGTCGAGTGTGACCCCGATGGCGACGGATCGGGCTACGCCGGCGTGCTCTCACTCGACCTCCGGGCGATGGATCGCGTGCTGGAGGCCGACGACCACTCACGCACGGCGAAGATTCAGGCCGGGGCGACCGGCCCGCAGATCAACGATCAGCTCCGCGAGCACGACCTCCAGCTCAGACACTACCCACAGTCCTACGAGTTCTCGACGCTGGGCGGGTGGATCGCGACCCGCGCCGGCGGTCACTTCGCCACCGTCTACACCCACATCGACGACTTCGTCGAGAACGTCCGGATGCTCACCCCTTCCGGCGAGTTCGAGAGCCGCCGCCTCCCCGCCTCGGGTGCCGGCCCCGACCCGGACCGACTGGTCCTCGGATCTGAGGGCACACTGGGCGTGATCACGGAAGGATGGCTCCGCGTCCAGCCTCGCCCCCCGTACCGCGCTCGCGCCACAGTCCGCTTCTCGGGCTTCGAGGCGGCAGTCGACGCGATCCGCGAAATCGCCCAGGCGCGGCTCTACCCGGCGAACTGCCGGCTGCTCGATAGTCGAGAAGCGATGATGAACGAGGTGGCGATGGACGGCAGCCACGTCCTCGTGCTGGGCTTCGAGTCCGTCGACCACCCCGTCGACGACGACCTCGCACGGGCCATCGAGATCGCCGAGGACCGCGGCGGGACGGTTTCGAGCGGTCCGAGCTACGAGGGGCCCCATCGCGAGGACGACGGGGAGCAAGGCAGCGACGACCGCGACGACGAGGCGGACGACTGGCGGTCGGCCTTCTTCGAGGCACCCTACAAGTTCAACGCCCTGGTGAGTCTGGGTGTGATCGTCGACACCTTCGAGACGGCGGTGACGTGGGACCAGTTCGACCGCCTTCACGAGGAGATCACCGAGCAGGTGACCGAGGTCATGGAAGAGGAGTGCGGCGCAGGCTTTCTCTCCTGTCGGTTCACCCACGTCTACCCGGACGGGCCAGCGCCCTACTACACCCTGCTGGCCCCGGCCGACGTGGGGCGGGAACTCGAACAGTGGCGCGAGATCAAGGCGACGGCCTCGGACGTGATCGAGGAGTACGGCGGGACGATCACCCACCACCACGCAGTCGGCCGGACGCATCGGGAGTGGTACGAGGAGGAGTCCCCCGACGAGTTCCGGGAGGCGTTGCGCGCCGCCAAGGACCGTCTCGACCCCGAAGGCATCATGAATCCCGGCGCGTTGCTCGACGTGGAGTGA